Below is a window of Planctomycetes bacterium MalM25 DNA.
TGATCTTCACGGCGCGGGTCAGCGCCTGTTTCACGTCGAGGTAGTCACCGGTTGGGGCCCAGATCTGGACCTTCCAATCGACGCTCGAGGCGCCGAGGCCGACGAGCACTACGCCCGGCTCCGGGTCGGTGAGCCCTCCCGGCGTGTCGGCGAGGGCCCGCTCGAGGGCGGAGCGCGTCGCGTCGATGTCGGCGTCGTAGGCGGCGCCCACCTCCACGTCGACCCGCCGCACTGGGTGGTGCGTGATGTTCTCGATCGTCGAGCCGAAGACCGCGCTGTTGGGGATCAGGATGCGCCGATTATCGAAGGTGTCGAGCGTGGTGGTGAAGAGTTCGATCTCGTCGACCTTGCCGAGCTGGCCGTTGAGGTTCACGACATCGCCCACCTTGAAGGGGCGGAAGAGCAGCAGCATGGCTCCCGCGGCAAAGTTGGAGAGTGTCCCTTGGAACGCGAGGCCGACGGCGAAGCCCGCGGCGCCGAGCACGGCGGCGAAGCTCGTGGTCTCCACCCCGAAGTAGCTGATGCAGCTCAAGCCCGCGAGCAAGAGCACGCCCCACCGGGCGAGCTTCGAGAGAAACTTCGAGAGGGTCGGGTCAAACTTCAGCTTCGTCAGGCTCGAGCGGACGGCCGCTCCGACCCAGCCAGCGATCGTCATCGCGACGAACAGGATGACCAGCACGAGCGCGACCCGCATGCCCGCTTGCACCGCGAGGAAGGTCCAGTCGTCTGGGGTCAGCTCACCCCACCTGCCCGCCATGATCAGGTCGATCAGCTCCTGCAGGTGCTCGGTCGCCGTCTTCGCGGCTTCCGTGGTCTCTCCGCCGGATTCGGCGATCTGGTTGACCGGTTCGGTGGTCTCGGCGGTCGGGGTCTCTTCTGCGGGCATCGGGGTCTCCTGCAAGCAATCATCGAAACAAGCCGTGCGGGCGGATAGCAGATGGCGCCGCCCGGGGGCAAGGCGAATCGCCCGGTTCGGCGTTGCCTCGTGGGGCGAAGCCCCGTACTCTCCGCCCCGCCATGCGAAACGCTCGATTGCTAGCAACGATCCACGCCTGCTTGCTGGCGAGCCTCGTCGGCGGTTGCCGATCGGTGGAGCAGCGCGTCGTCGCGTCGAACCACCGGAACTGGGCGCCCGACCAGTCGGTCTTGCCCACCGCCGAATTCCAGGGCGACAAGCTGACGGTCCGCAACGTGCGGTACTGTAAGCACCTCGCCGACGGCGAGTACGTGCTCGACCACCAAGACCGCGCGTACGACCTCAAGCGTCTGCGCGGCGTCGACTTCATCACGATGCCCTTCGGCCCCGTGCCGGCGCTGGCGCACACGATGGTGAGCTTCGAGTTCGCGCCGCGCCCGCCGTTGCGGAAGCCGGAGCACCTCGCCGTGAGCGTCGAGGTCCGCAAGGAGAAGGGGGAGGAACAGTTCAACCCGGCGCTCGGGCTCGCGCAGCAGTACGAGATCATGTACGTGGTCGCGGACGAGCGCGACCTGCTCTACCGCCAAGCGGTGACCTACGACGGGCCGACGTACGTCTACCGCACGACCGCGCCACCCCAAGCGGCCCGCGAGCTGCTCGCCAGCATGCTCGACCGCGCAAACCAGTTGGCCGAAGACCCTGAGTTCTACCACTTGTTGACGAACAACTGCACGACGAACATCGCCGACCACGTCAACCTGATCCGTCCCAACAAGATCCGCTTCGACGCCGGCGTCCTGCTGCCCGGCCTCTCCGCGAAGAAGGCCTACGACGAGGGCTTGCTCGTGACCCGCGCCGGGGAGAGCTTCGAGCAGCTCCAGTCCCGCGCCCTCATCAACACCCGCGCCCGCATCGCGGCGAACGACCCGTCGCTCGATTTCAGCGAGACGATCCGGCGGTAGCCGAGTCGGCAGACGGCAGAGAACCGAGGGGCAAAGCCGCCGGCGGAAGCCGGCCGATCGCCCCGCTAGGTCGGTCCCCTTGCATCGCATCCGTCGGCTACCGCCGACGCCTGAGGCGTCTTCTGATGGCGCGGGCCCTCCCGGTCGTTCGTGCGATCGGGGAGAATGCCCGGGCTATGCCCATCCCGCCCGAACCCCGTGTGAACGTCGCCGACCGCCTGGCGGAGGCTGCGCGCGAGCGGCCCAACGCGATCGCACTCGCGGCCGCGGACGGCCAGGGCGGCTTCTCGACGGTCACCTTTGAGGCACTCAACGAAGACGCCGACACGCTCGCCCGCGGCTTCGCGGCGATGGGGATCGGCCCGGGCAAGCGGATCGCGATGCTCGTGAAGCCGGGCGTCGAGTTCGTGACGCTCGTCTTCGCGCTGCTGCGGACCGGGGCGACGATGGTCCTCGTCGACGCCGGGCTGGGCCGCAAGAACATTGTGCGGTGTTTGGCGTCGACCGATCCGGACGGCTTCGTGGCGATCCCGCTGGGGCACGCGATGCGGGTGCTCAAGCGGAAGCACTTCCCGAACGCGAAGCTCAATGTCACCGTCGGCCGCCGCTGGGGCTGGGGCGGGGAGACGCTCGACTCGGTGCGCAGGCTCGGTGAGCATGAATTCCCCTCCCCCACGGGGGGAGGGGCGAGGGGAGGGGGTCGGTCATCATCAACGATGTCGTCTTCCTGTATCGAAGCACCACAAGAAGGATCAGCAAACGACCAATCCACAGGCGAGTCACTCGGTACGGACACTCTCGACCCTCCCCTAGCCCCTCCCTTTCAAGGGAGGAGGATTCAGCACACGTCGGCCGACGATCCGGCAGCGATCGTCTTCACTTCGGGCAGCACCGGTCCGCCGAAGGGGGTCCTCTACACGCACCAGACGTTCGTCACGCAGTGCGATTCGATCCAGCGGCAGTACGACATCCGGCCGGGCGATGTCGACCTCGCCTGCTTCCCGCTGTTCGGCCTGTTCAACGTCGCCTGCGGCGTGACGACCGTCCTGCCGGAGATGGACTTCTCGCGGCCCGCCTCGTGCGACCCCAAGAAGGTCCTCGCGGCGGCGAACCAGTGGAAGGTGACGCAGGCGTTCGCTTCGCCCGCGGTGTGGGACCGGCTGAGCCGCCATTGCGAGGAGACCGGCGAGTCGATCCCGACGCTGAAGAAGCTTCTCTCGTGCGGCGCCCCGGTCCCCGCGAAGGTGATGCGTCGGACGCTCCCGTGCGTCCACCCCGAAGCGACGATGCACACCCCCTACGGCGCTACCGAGAGCCTGCCCGTGGCGACGATCGAAGCCCAAGAGATCCTCAACGAGACCGCCGCCAAGACCGACGAGGGCGCTGGCGTCTGCGTCGGCCGCCGGTTCGACGGCATCGAAGGCTTCCAGTGGCGCGTCATCCGCATCTCCGACGACCCGATCCCCACGATCGACCAGACCGAAGAACTCCCGCAGGGAGAGATCGGAGAGCTGATCGTCAAAGGCCCACAGGTCAGCAAGCAGTATCTCGCCCAGCCGGGGTCGGCAGACCCCGGATCAGCTAACCAAAGCGCCCCGACTCACAACGAGCTCTCAAAGATCCAAGAGGGTGACGACGTCTGGCACCGCATCGGCGACGTCGGCTACTTCGACGACCAAGAGCGTTTCTGGTACTGCGGGCGGAAGTCGCAGCGCGTGGTGACTGAAAGCAAGACCTACTACACGGAGTGTGTTGAACAGGTTTGCAATACGGCTGTCGATGTTGAGAAGACCGCATTGGTTGGCGTTGGTAAGGCTGGCGATCCACACCCTGTTTTGGTTGTACAAACGGCTATGCAAGCTTTCCCGCACGCAACCGATTGGGATATCGAGCTGTTTGAATTGATTGAAAGCAAGGAAGCTACCCAGGGGCTAGATCACGTTTGGATCTACGACGGAGTAACGCTCCCCACCGACATCCGCCACAACTCGAAAATCCGCCGCGAGGAACTCGCCTTTTGGGCCGAGAAGCAGCTTCGCAGGCAGGGTCGTTTGTGATTTCTCCCGGCACTGACGCTTAGGGCTCGCGGCAACTGATTCCGCCTTCCCAATTCCCACTTCCCAATTCGCCCCTCGGGCGGCCAACCACTCGCGAACCACTTAGTCCCATGCGTTGCCTCGTCACCGGCGCCGGCGGCTTCTTAGGCCGTTACGTTTGCGAGCAGTTGCTCGCACGCGGCGACTCCGTGCGCGGGCTGGCGCGTAGCGAGTACCCGGAGCTGACGGCGACCGGCGTGGAGATGGTTCGCGGCGACTTGGCCGATCGTGACACGGTCGTCCGCGCGTGCGAGGGGGTCGACTGCGTCTTCCACGTCGGCGGCAAGGTCGGCGTGTGGGGGAAGTGGTTCGACTACTTCCAGGCGAACGTCCACGGCACGCTCAACGTCCTCGGCGCCTGCCGCGAGCAGGGCGTCGGACGCCTGGTGAACACCTCCAGCCCGAGCGTCACCTTCGACGCGGCCCGCTGGGACTGCGACCAGCGCGGCGTCGACAACTCGGCGCCCTACCCGACCAACTGGCTCGCCCACTACCCGCACTCCAAGGCGATCGCCGAGAACTTTGTGCTGACCCAAGACGGCACGGCGGGGCCGGGCGGTGTCGTGCTGCGGACGACCTCGCTCCGTCCGCACCTGGTCTGGGGGCCACGCGATCACCACCTCACCCGCCGGCTTGTTGAGCGGGCGCGGGCCGGTCAGCTCAAGCGGGTCGGCGAGGGGAAGAACCGCGTCGACATGGTCTACGTCGAGAACGCGGCGGAGGCGCAGCTGCTCGCGGCCGAGGAACTCGCACAGGCCGAACCGAAGAACGCGGGCAAGGCGTACTTCATCTCGCAGGCGGAGCCGGTGGATTGCTGGGCGTGGATCGACCAGATCCTCGCGCTGGTCGACCTGCCGCCGGTGGAGAAATCGGTCTCCGCCCGCACGGCCTATTACGCCGGCGCCCTGCTGGAGACCAAGCACTGGCTGCTCCGCGATTTCAAGAACGAGCCTCGGATGACCCGCTTCGTCGCCCGCTCGCTGGCGACCGACCACTGGTTCGACAAGGAGGCGGCCGCCCAAGATTTCGGCTACCGCCCTCGGGTTTCGACCGAAGAGGGAATGCAGAGGCTCGGCGATTGGTTGCGTCAGCAACCCGAGCCCCGGAGGGGCGAAAGCGCGTAGCCGGGGGCGTGAGCCCCCGGGATGCGATCACCGTCGCCGGTTCCCAGGGGCTCACGCCCCCGGCTACGCGCCGCTGCCCCTCCGGGGCTACCTCGTCGGGGCGTCACCTTCTCGGGACCGCTCGGGCCAAATACACTGGCGGGTCTGTCTCGACTCGCCACCCCGCACTCACGTGCGAGGCTCGCCACGAAACCATCCGCCATCCGCCTTCCCCACTCCCCCTTCTGATGCTTCGCACTCACACCTGTGGCGACCTCCGCAAGTCCGACGCCGGGACCCAAGCGACCCTGTGCGGCTGGGTCGATAGCTACCGCGACCACGGTGGCGGGCTGTTCGTCGACCTCCGAGACCGGTACGGCATCACCCAGGTGGTCTTCAACCCGCCCGACACGTCGGCCGACATCATCGAGGCGTCGAAGGACCTCCGTGCGGAGTACGTGATCCAGGTCACGGGCAACGTCGAGCCGCGGCCCGAGGGGATGGCGAACCCGAAGCACGCGTCGGGCGACATCGAGCTGCGCGTCACGGAGCTGAAGGTCCTCAACAAGTCGAAGGCCCCGCCGGTCTCGCCGAGTGAGTCGGTCACGGAACTGGCGGGCGAGGACCTGCGGCTAAAGCACCGGTACCTCGACCTGCGTCGGCCCGCGATGCAGCGCGCGATGCTCTTGCGCGACAAGATCACCAAGCGGATGCGCGACTACTTCGAGGAGCACCAATTCGTCGACGTGGAGACGCCCATCCTCGGACGCAGCACGCCCGAGGGGGCGCGGGACTACCTGGTGCCGTCGCGCGTGCACCACGGCAAGTTCTACGCGCTGCCGCAGTCGCCGCAGCTGTACAAGCAGATCCTCATGATGGCGGGCTACGACCGCTACGTGCAGATCGCCCGCTGCTTCCGCGACGAGGACCTCCGCGCCGACCGGCAGCCCGAGTTCACCCAGGTCGACCTCGAGATGGCGTTCATCGACGACGACGACGTCATGACGATGATCGACGGCCTTGTCGCGAAGCTCGCCAAGGAGATCCTCGACATCGACGTCCCGCTGCCGCTGCCGCGCATGACCTACGACGAGGCGATGCGGCGTTTCGGGCATGATGCGCCCGACCTCCGCTTCGGCCTGGAGATCGTCGACCTCACCGACCTGGCGCCCAAGTCCGACTTCGGCGTCTTCAAGAGCGTCACCGAGTCGGGCGGCCACGTGCGGGCGATCTGCGTTCCGCAAGGGACGAAGCAGTACAGCCGCCGCGGCATCGACGGCCTCACGGAGTACGTGAAGGGCCTCGGCGCGAAGGGGCTCGCCTGGTTCAAGGTTGAAGACGTTGACGGCAAGCCGACGCTCAACTCGAACATCGCCAAGTTCTTCAGCCCCGAGCTCCTCGCCGAGATGGCCGAGCGGCTCGACGCGAAGCCGGGCGACCTTGTCCTCTTCTCCGCCGCCGATTGGCTCAGCACGTGCAAGGTGCTGCACGGCCTGCGGACCAAGGTCGCCGCCGAGATGAAGCTGTACGACGAGAAGGACATGAACTTCTCGTGGGTCGTCGAGTTCCCGATGTTCGAGAAGACCGAGGACGCCGACAACCCGCAGGCGACCGGCGCCTGGTCGGCGATGCACCACCCGTTCACCGCCCCTTTG
It encodes the following:
- the mscS gene encoding Small-conductance mechanosensitive channel — encoded protein: MPAEETPTAETTEPVNQIAESGGETTEAAKTATEHLQELIDLIMAGRWGELTPDDWTFLAVQAGMRVALVLVILFVAMTIAGWVGAAVRSSLTKLKFDPTLSKFLSKLARWGVLLLAGLSCISYFGVETTSFAAVLGAAGFAVGLAFQGTLSNFAAGAMLLLFRPFKVGDVVNLNGQLGKVDEIELFTTTLDTFDNRRILIPNSAVFGSTIENITHHPVRRVDVEVGAAYDADIDATRSALERALADTPGGLTDPEPGVVLVGLGASSVDWKVQIWAPTGDYLDVKQALTRAVKISLDGAQIGIPFPQMDVHIQQPG
- the lcfB gene encoding Long-chain-fatty-acid--CoA ligase is translated as MARALPVVRAIGENARAMPIPPEPRVNVADRLAEAARERPNAIALAAADGQGGFSTVTFEALNEDADTLARGFAAMGIGPGKRIAMLVKPGVEFVTLVFALLRTGATMVLVDAGLGRKNIVRCLASTDPDGFVAIPLGHAMRVLKRKHFPNAKLNVTVGRRWGWGGETLDSVRRLGEHEFPSPTGGGARGGGRSSSTMSSSCIEAPQEGSANDQSTGESLGTDTLDPPLAPPFQGRRIQHTSADDPAAIVFTSGSTGPPKGVLYTHQTFVTQCDSIQRQYDIRPGDVDLACFPLFGLFNVACGVTTVLPEMDFSRPASCDPKKVLAAANQWKVTQAFASPAVWDRLSRHCEETGESIPTLKKLLSCGAPVPAKVMRRTLPCVHPEATMHTPYGATESLPVATIEAQEILNETAAKTDEGAGVCVGRRFDGIEGFQWRVIRISDDPIPTIDQTEELPQGEIGELIVKGPQVSKQYLAQPGSADPGSANQSAPTHNELSKIQEGDDVWHRIGDVGYFDDQERFWYCGRKSQRVVTESKTYYTECVEQVCNTAVDVEKTALVGVGKAGDPHPVLVVQTAMQAFPHATDWDIELFELIESKEATQGLDHVWIYDGVTLPTDIRHNSKIRREELAFWAEKQLRRQGRL
- a CDS encoding 3 beta-hydroxysteroid dehydrogenase/Delta 5-->4-isomerase, with amino-acid sequence MRCLVTGAGGFLGRYVCEQLLARGDSVRGLARSEYPELTATGVEMVRGDLADRDTVVRACEGVDCVFHVGGKVGVWGKWFDYFQANVHGTLNVLGACREQGVGRLVNTSSPSVTFDAARWDCDQRGVDNSAPYPTNWLAHYPHSKAIAENFVLTQDGTAGPGGVVLRTTSLRPHLVWGPRDHHLTRRLVERARAGQLKRVGEGKNRVDMVYVENAAEAQLLAAEELAQAEPKNAGKAYFISQAEPVDCWAWIDQILALVDLPPVEKSVSARTAYYAGALLETKHWLLRDFKNEPRMTRFVARSLATDHWFDKEAAAQDFGYRPRVSTEEGMQRLGDWLRQQPEPRRGESA
- the aspS gene encoding Aspartate--tRNA ligase, with the protein product MLRTHTCGDLRKSDAGTQATLCGWVDSYRDHGGGLFVDLRDRYGITQVVFNPPDTSADIIEASKDLRAEYVIQVTGNVEPRPEGMANPKHASGDIELRVTELKVLNKSKAPPVSPSESVTELAGEDLRLKHRYLDLRRPAMQRAMLLRDKITKRMRDYFEEHQFVDVETPILGRSTPEGARDYLVPSRVHHGKFYALPQSPQLYKQILMMAGYDRYVQIARCFRDEDLRADRQPEFTQVDLEMAFIDDDDVMTMIDGLVAKLAKEILDIDVPLPLPRMTYDEAMRRFGHDAPDLRFGLEIVDLTDLAPKSDFGVFKSVTESGGHVRAICVPQGTKQYSRRGIDGLTEYVKGLGAKGLAWFKVEDVDGKPTLNSNIAKFFSPELLAEMAERLDAKPGDLVLFSAADWLSTCKVLHGLRTKVAAEMKLYDEKDMNFSWVVEFPMFEKTEDADNPQATGAWSAMHHPFTAPLDEHVEYLDSDPAKCRAKAYDLVINGSEAGGGTIRIHDPEVQSKVFTLLGIDEETANDRFGFLLEALAYGAPPHGGLALGLDRVVMLFGGYDNIRDVIAFPKTQKASDMMTEAPGAVDAKQLKELAVKLDL